From Aquila chrysaetos chrysaetos chromosome 3, bAquChr1.4, whole genome shotgun sequence, the proteins below share one genomic window:
- the FKBP14 gene encoding peptidyl-prolyl cis-trans isomerase FKBP14, with amino-acid sequence MAAAAALLRAALLGAALGCAAAALIPAADVKVEVLQKPFLCHRRTKWGDMMLVHYEGYLERDGSMFHSTHKHNNGQPMWFTLGIREAIKGWDKGLKDMCVGEKRKLTIPPALAYGKEGKGKIPPESTLIFNIDLLEIRNGPRSHESFQEMDLNDDWKLSKQEVKIYLKKEFEKHGAVVNDTQHDALVEDIFDKEDEDSDGFISAREFTYKHDEL; translated from the exons atggcggcggcggcggcgctgctgCGGGCCGCCCTGCTGGGCGCGGCGCTGGGCTGCGCGGCCGCGGCGCTGATCCCCGCGGCTGACGTGAAGGTGGAGGTGCTGCAGAAGCCGTTCCTCTGTCACAGGAGAACTAAGTGGGGGGACATGATGCTGGTTCACTACGAGGGCTACTTGGAGAGGGACGGCTCCATGTTTCACTCCAC TCACAAGCATAACAATGGTCAACCTATGTGGTTTACACTTGGCATAAGGGAAGCTATCAAAGGCTGGGACAAAGGTTTGAAGGACATGTGTGTGGGAGAGAAGCGGAAGCTAACTATTCCACCAGCCCTTGCTtatggaaaagaagggaaag GAAAAATTCCACCTGAGAGCACACTGATTTTCAACATTGACCTTCTAGAAATTAGGAATGGACCAAGGTCTCATGAGTCATTCCAAGAGATGGATCTTAATGATGACTGGAAACTGTCCAAGCAAGAG GTGAAAATTTACTTGAAGAAGGAATTTGAAAAGCATGGAGCAGTGGTAAATGACACCCAGCATGATGCTTTGGTTGAAGATATATTTGATAAAGAGGATGAAGACAGTGATGGGTTTATATCTGCAAGAGAATTTACATACAAGCATGATGAGCTGTAG